Within the Elusimicrobium sp. An273 genome, the region AAAGCAATGGCTAAATTTGGCGATGCTTTTGACCCGGAAAAATTAAAGGAAGACGTGCAGCGCCAGGAGGAACAAGCCCAGCAGGCCGGAGTAGATGCCTCGCAAAACGCCTCGTTGAGTACGTATCAAGACGTCTCGGCGGCGGTAAAACAAAGCTCGGAAGGGGCCTCGCTGACCTTCCCCATTATCAGCGTCAGACACGCGCTTCCGGAAGGATTTGGCAATTTGTCCTTTGTAACCGAACAAGATGAAGCCAAATTGGCGCAAATGGCTTCCCAACTGCAACTGAACCGGGCCCTTGTCAAACAGGCACAAGCCCAACAGGAAAAGTTTGCTCAGGCCGAAAAAGAGATGAAAGAAGAGTACTTGCAAATGATACTGGCCACCGTTGAAATAGATCAGGCGTCCTATGAAGACTATGCCTCGCGTTATGGAGGAGAAAATTATAAAAAAGACATCACGGCTATTTTCAACGAGTATAAAAAGCGCATTACGCAGACGATGAATTCTGATGAGCCGCTGGAAACCGTTAACAACAAATTGAATACCATCCAGCAGGATATTCAAAACAAGCTGACGCAGAAAATAGAAGAAATAGCCCGCATGATTGAATTGTTGCAGCAGCAAGCCGTAGAGGAAGAAGAATATCTCCCCTATGGCGATGACGGCGGAACGGAAGGCTATTTTGAAGAAACGCCGGTAGAAGCCTATTAAAACTTTGCCAACAAAAAAGCCCGCCTGAACCGGCGGGCTTTTTTATGCGTTGCTAAATTAATGCAAGCCGCATTTGCAAACGTGATCTTTTTCGTAGAGCTTCAGGCTTTCCGCTTCCTGCGGGCGGTACTCGCTGGTGCGGCGGATGAGTTCGTCAAAATCAATGGTTTTTGACGGGAACATCGGGCCATCCACACACGCAAAGCGCACCTTGCCTTCCACCGTTACGCGGCAGCAGCCGCACATGCCGGTGCCGTCTAGCATAATAGGGTTCAAGCTGGCGTGGGGTTCCATGCCCAGTTTGTCCATTAAGCGGGAAGTAAACTTCATCATCGGAATCGGGCCGATGATAAACCCCGCATTAATTTTTTCGCCCTCATCGTGCAGCTTTTGGATAGCATCCGTTACCATGCCTTTCATCCCGTAACTGCCGTCATCGGTGGTGCTTACGGTTTTGTCGCACAAAGCTTTCATTTCATCTTCCAAAATCAAGAGCGACTTGGTGCGCGCGCCCAACACGGCAATCACACGGTTGCCGGCCTCCTTAAACGCGCGGGCAATCGGGTACACTTCGGCAATACCCACCCCGCCGCCTACCACGGCCACCGTACCGTAGTTTTTAATTTCCACGGGTGTGCCCAGCGGGCCGGCGATATTTAAGAATTTTTCGCCTTGTTTAAACGAATTAAACATAGAGGTGGATTTGCCGATGGCCTGAATGATAATGGTGATGGTGCCTTTTTCTTTATCCCAGTCCACCAGCGTAACCGGCACGCGTTCGCCCCCTTCGCGCCCGCGCAGAATAACAAACTGCCCGGCCTTGGCCGAAGCGGCCACCAGCGGTTTGTAAATCACAAACTTTACCACGACATCGCTTAAATTTTCTTTAACTAAAATGGTATTTTCTTCCATATTATTTTCCCTCTTTCAAATAAGCGTTAATCCGGCGCGCGGCCTCAATGCCGTCTTTCATGGCCAACAGCACCGTGGCCCCTCCGCGGATGATGTCCCCCCCGGCATATACGCCCGGCAAGGTGGTTTTCCCTTCTTCATCCAAGGCAAGCACGCCGCGTTCGGTCGTTTTCAGTTCCGGCGTGGTTTTAGCAATAATCGGGTTGGGTTTCTGCCCGATGGCCACAATAATCGTATCCACCGGCATCACAAATTCCGAACCGGGGATTTCCACCGGTCTTCTGCGGCCTCTTTCATCGGGTTCGCCCAATTGGTTGCGCGTGCATTTTAACCCGGTTACGCGGCCCTTATCGTCCATCAGTACTTCTTTGGGCGTTACCAGGTATTCAAATTGGACGCCTTCTTCTTTGGCGTGTTCCACTTCTGCGGCGCGGGCGGGCATTTCGGCCGCGCTTCTGCGGTAAGCGATGGTTACGCTGTCCGGCCCCAGGCGCATGGCGCAGCGGGCCGCATCCATGGCGCTGTTCCCGCCGCCCAAAACGGCCACGTGTTTGCCCACCTGAATGGGCGTATCCGTTTCCGGGAATTTATACGCCTGCATTAAATTGACGCGGGTCAAAAATTCGTTGGCGCTGTATACGCCCACGGCATTTTCACCGGGGATTCCGGTCATCGTAGGAAGCCCCGCGCCGCTGCCCACATACACGGCGTCAAACTGTTTTAAAAGATCCGCCACTTTTTCCGTAGCGCCGATTAATACGTCGGTTACAAACTTTACGCCCATGGATTTGACGGTTTCAATTTCGTGGTCAATCACTTCCCGCGGCAAGCGGAAAGAGGGAATCCCGTAGCGAAGCACGCCGCCAAAGGCGTGGAGCGCTTCAAACACGGTTACTTCATGCCCGGCGCGGGCCAGCTCCGCCGCGGCCGCAATGGAAGACGGGCCCGAACCGATGCACGCCACTTTTTTGCCGGTGGGAGCGGCGGTTTTGGGGGCTTTTAACAAGCCTTCTTTGCGGGCGGTGTCGGCGGTGTAGCGTTCAAGCATGCCGATATTGACCGAGCCGAAACGGTCTTTTAAAATACAATTGCCTTCGCAGTGTTTTTCCTGCGGGCAAACACGGCCGCAAATGGCGGGCAGCAAGCTGGTTTCCATAATTTTGCTGGCGGCTTCGCCTACTTTGCCTTCCTTTAACAAAGCAATAAAGTCCGGAATTTGCACTCCTACCGGGCAGTTGGCCTGACAATGCGCATTTTTGCAATGCAGGCAGCGGTCGGCCTCGGCCATGGCTTCTTCTTTGGTGAAGATTTGAGCCACTTCTTCAAAGTTATGTTTGCGCACTTCGGGGTCTAATTGCTTCCCGTTGTGGCGCGGTGCGGACGGATTTGGCATACGGTTCCTCCATCTAATTCAAAATAGTAAGAGCAAAAAATATATTTTACAGCTATACTATTAACAGGAACGGAAGTTCCCTGTTTTTGTTGTACAATATATATACATTATAGCAAAGCCACAAGGAGGGGGATTATATGTGCCATAAATGCGATTGTGCCGGAAAAGGACTGGCCGCTTTCTTATTGGGCGCCATTGTAGGCGCGGCAGCGGGCGTATTGTTTGCGCCGGCCAAAGGGGAAACCACCCGCCGCAAACTCAAACGCTGGGCCGACGATACGTATGAAGAACAAAAAGAATACGTCTTGGAACATGCGGAAGATTTAAAGGGAAGAATCAAAGAACACGCGGCGGATTTGAAAGAAAAAATTTCCGCCCATGCCGAAGACGCCCGCGAACGCCTGGCGGAAGGAAAAGACAAAGTGGTAAAAGAATTCAACCGCCGCAAAGACGAAATCGCCGCGAAATTTAAAAAAGACGAAGAGTAACCTCCCTATACAAAAGCCCCAGCCGATCGGCTGGGGCTTTTTGTACGGTTATTTTTTGCAAAACGCTTTTGCCATTTCAAAGGCTTCCGCAATATCGGGCGGTTCCGGCCCCACGTATACTTTGCTGATAAACATTTCATGGTTGGAAACCGCATGGATAATTTCGTCCATCAGCAGGCCTTTATCCGCCTCTTTCTCCACGGCGTCCACCACGGAAGAAGCGTTCTTGGGTGCCAGGATATTCTCCACCCCGCAGTGCAGCATTTTAATGGCGCTCGCGTCTTCGTAGCGAAGCCGCCCCTTAAAAAGCGGAAAACTGACCACGCAGCCTTTATAATTGAGCCGTTTTTTGAGCAATCCCTTAATCACCCGATCGGAAAGCATGGCTTGGTGGTCGTTGTCTATATTCGGGAAGATCATATCCGAGGGCATAATGGCGTCCGCCCGGCGGAAAATATGTTTGTACGGCACAAATTCGGCGTCTTCCATCTGGGCCAGCGTTTTAAGCACGCCCGACACGCCGGGGAAATACTTAATGCAGTTAAGCGCCCCCCCGTTGGAAAGCCCGGCGATAAAATCCCCCGCCAGGTGGGTAACCGTCAGCGGTACGTCGGAAAAAGCCGGCGGGGCGTATCCCAAATCCACTACGGGGCAAAGCACCCAGTCCAGCCCCATGCTGCGCGCCATGCGCGCAATTAAATTGCCTTTGCGGTAAGCCCCGTCCTGCGGGCAGGAAAAATGCTGCAGCGTTTCATTGGCCGGCAGAGCGGGGGCGTCGGTTACGATTTCGCTTAAATCTTCGTCAATATCGGCGCAGAATAACAATTTCCCGTACGGGGACAGGTCGTTCATGCGCTTGGTAAAATCTTTGGTTTCTTGGGCCGTTCCCCCGTACACGCAAAATCCGCCCACTCCGCGGCGGGTCAACTCTTCCGCTTCCTGCAGACTGCTTTGACCAAACCAAAAACCGGGAAAAACAATGCGAGCGGGCTTCATATTTATCTCCTGGGTTATAAGGCGCCTTGCTGCACGCCCAAGACGGACGGCACGAGCGACTCTTCCGTTCCGGACGGCGGCACCAGCAATCCCTGCGTGTTGGTAGGAACGGTCAAATCCACCGCCGGGGCGTCCGGCAATACTTCCGGCTTGTGCGGCGTTTTGAGCCATTGGATTACCGCCGGGCGCAGGTATTTATCCAACATATCGTGCGAGGTTAAATCATAAGCGGTTAAGAAAGTTACTTTGCCTTCTCCCGCCGTTAAAAACGCCACATTGCGGATGACGCTGGCTTCCAAAAAACTTTTTTTGTCGGCGGCGCCGGCGGCAATCAAAATATCGCCTTTGTACAGACGCATGGCCGGAATGGAAAGAACATCTCGGTTATTGGTGGTGGGGCTGATTAAGGCCACCCCGCCGATATCCGGCGAAAAACTCATGCTTTTTGCCGCCACGTTGGCGCCCAGCCCGGCCCCCAGCACCACCATATCCTGCTGGGAAACGCCTTTCTTGTCCAGAAAGGAAACGGCGGCTTCTACGTCGCGCGTCATTTTGTTATATTCGTTGTCCACCCCTTCCCGGGCAAACGAAAAGGCCTCTCCTTTGTTGGTGCTTTGTCCGTGGCCGCGCAAGTCCAGGGCCAAGTAGCCAAAGCCTTCACTGCCCAGGTTGGCTTTAAACGTGGAAAATTCTTCTTTATTTTTGCCTAAATCATGCAACAAAATAACCGTCCGCTTCCCCTCATCCGCCGGGCGGTACAGCGCGGCAAGCGCCCATCCGTCCTGCGTGGAAAGCGAAACGGCCTGTTCTTTAGCGTCCGCACCGGCGGCCGGCAGCGCCAAAAGCGCCAGCGCCCATACCGGTGCGGCAAACTTTAATATGCGGCAAAACATGTTAACGGTCCAAAACCTCTTCGGGTTTAAACCAGAGCGCAATTTCTTTTTCCGCATCTTCCGGCGAGCCGGACGCGTGCACGCAGTTTTGCATTACATCGCCGATAAAGCGCCCAAAGCTGCCGCGGATCGTCCACGGAGCGGCTTTTTCGGGGTTGGTGCTGCCGATTTCCTGGCGCACTTTGGCAATGGCGTTTTCGCCCTGGAAAACGAATGCGTAAATTTTGTGGTTGGGCACATTGTTAAATTCACCCATCATATACTGGATGACTTCTTCCAAGAAAGGTTTCCCTTCCAAATTCTTATAGTGCGCCCGCGCCAATTCTTCAGTCAGCGAAACCACTTTTGCCCCGGTCATTTGCAGTCCGAGGTGATCCAACCGGTCTAAAATAAGACCGCTGATGCGTTTTTCAATCGCATCCGGTTTAATTAGAACAAGTGTTCTTTCCATATATCTCATATGTAAACATTATACCAATCTAAAAAAACCTGTCAATCTTTTTACGAACGCGAAGGATTTTTGCCCAATAGACGGGCACTTTAAGGTATAATAGAAAAAACGGAGATGATTTTTATGGCCCAAGACAAACCCCTTAAATTCGGCGTCATCGGCGCCGGCAAAATTGGCACTTTTCACACCCGCACGCTGGCAAATATGAAAGGCGTTTCGCTGGTGGGCGTATGCGACCCCGATTTAATGCGCGCCCAAAAACTGGCGTGGGAACACAACTGCACCCCCTACTCCAAGCCGGAAGAACTGGTGGGGCAGGTGGACGCCGTCATTGTAGCGGCGCCTACGCAGCTGCACCATCAAATTGGGATGTATTGCCTGGAACACGGCGTGCATACGCTGGTGGAAAAACCCATTGCCGTAACCATGCAGGAAGCGCGCGACTTAATCCAATGCGCCAAACGCCAGGGCCTGGTGCTGCAGGTGGGGCATGTGGAGCGGTTTAACCCCGCCGTAGTGGAAGCGGTAAAATACATTGAAGATCCCCGTTTTATTACCATCACCCGCCAAGGCCCGTATGACGGCCGCATGGCCAACATCAGCGTGGTGCTGGACTTAATGATTCACGATTTGGATTTGCTCTACACCATTGTGCCCAGCGAAGTGGTGTCCATTGATGCGGTGGGGCTGAGTGTTTTCTCCCCTCACGAAGACATCGCCAACGTGCGCCTGCACTTTGCCAACGGCGCCGTGGCCGACGTTACCGCCAGCCGCGCCAGCTTTGAACGGGCCCGCTTTATGCACTTGTTTCAGCCCAGCGGGTATGTGTCGGTGGATTTTATGAATGCGCGGGTAAAAACCTACCGCAAGGAAAAACCGGTCATTGAAAACATGAACGATTTGACCGTTACTTACCCCAAAGTGGAAAAGCAATTGCCGATTACGGCGGAAATTTTGCACTTTATCGATTGCATCAAAACGGCCAAAACGCCGGCCCCCAGCGGCGAAAAAGGTATGAAAGCGCTGGATTTGGCCCTGCAAATTTGCGAAAAAATGAACCGCTTTGACATTCCCAAAACCGGCCACCTGCACACGCCCAGGCCGCTGCAGGCCATCAGCACCGTTGCCCGCGCCGCACAGGCCGTGCTGGACGAAACGCTGGGGCATTTAAAAGGAGACGATAAATAATGTCTACCATTACGCCGATTACCAAAAATATCCTGTTTGTGGCGGGAGACGTTTCCGGCGACATTCACGCCGCCGGGCTTATCGAGGCGATCAAAGAAGCCGACCCGGATGTGCGCATTACGTCCGTAGGCGGCAAACGGATGCAGGCCGTCAGCGACGAATTTCTGTATGATTTGGCCAGCAAAGGCGCCAGCGGGTTTATTGAGCCCCTCAAAAAAATGCCGCTTTGGATTCGGCTGATGAACCAAATCCGCGAATATATGGAAACGCAAAACCCCGTTGCGCTGGTGGTGGTGGATTTTTACGGGTTTAACCACCAAATTTTGGGCATGGCCAAACACCGCCATATCCCGGCGTATTATTACGTAACCCCTCAAGTATGGGCCAGCCGCCAATACCGCGCCAAGCGCCTGGCGGAACTGACCCGCAAAATGTTTACGATTTATCCGTTTGAACCAGAATTTCATAAAAAATTTGGCGGAAATGCGGTCTTTCTGGGCAACCCGCTTTTAGACCAGCTTCCCTTGCCTACGGAAAAGGACTATCACATCCCCGACCACAAAAACCACGCGTGGAAACTCGGCATGCTGCCCGGCAGCCGCATGGGCGAAATCAAACGCTTAACGCCGGTGTTTTACCAAGCCTATAAAGAAGTTTTAAAAGAATTCCCCAATACGCAAGCCTATATGTTTCTGCTGCCGGATGCGGACGAAAAAGTGTTCTTAGATTTAATCGGCGAAAAACCGCACGCGAATTTTCATTTGGTAAAAGACCTGCATTACGAGCTCCGCTCGCAAATGGATTTTTTGCTGGCTTGCTCCGGCACGGCTACCTTGGAAAATGCCCTCTTGGGCATCCCGATGGTGGTGGCGTACAAACTATTTTGGCCCACCTACCAAATTGCCAAACGGGTCATCAAGGTACCGTACATTTCGCTGGTCAATCTGCTGTCTAAAAAACCGTTGGTAAAGGAACTGATTCAATACGACGCCACCCCGCGCGCCTTGGCGGCGGAAACGATGGCGATGTTCCAAAATCCGGCCAAACTGGCCCAAATGCGCAAAGAACTGTTAAAACTGCGCGCCTCGCTGGGCGAGCCCGGTGTGGCCAAACGGGCGGCGGCGGAAATTTTAAATGATTTAAAACATGAGTAACCCTATGCAAGACGCACCTGATTTGTCCGCTTTACTGCGTAAATTTAAAGAATATAACCCCAATCAGGATACTTCGCTGATTGAGAAAGCCTACCATTTTGCCGAAAAAGCACACGAAGGGCAAAAACGCGAAAGCGGCGAGCCGTATTTTACGCATTGCTGCCACGTGGCCAACATCCTGATGGACTTTAACCTGGACGCCGACACCATCTGCGCCGGCCTTTTGCACGATACGGTGGAGGATACCCCGGTTACGCTGGAAGATCTGCGGCGGGAATTTAATAAAGAAATTGCCCACATGGTGCAAGGGGTTACCAAAATAAGCGATTTAAAGTTTTCCTCCACCGACGAAGAAACCGTGGAAAACTGGCGCAAAATGCTTATTGCCGTAGCCGAAGACGTGCGCGTCATTTTAATTAAACTGGCCGACCGCACCCACAACATGCGGACCATGGATGTCATGCCTCCCGACCGCCAAAAATTTAAAGCCTACGAAACCATTTCCTTATATGCGCCCTTGGCCCAGCGGCTGGGGATGTTTACCATCAAGACCGACCTAGAAGACCTTTCTTTCAAATACCTGCACCCGCAGGAATACGCCAGCATCAAAAACCAGGTGGAAGCCCGCACGGCCGACCGCCAGGCCGCGCTGGACGCTTTTAAAAAGCAGCTGGAACCCGCCCTGCAGGCCGAGCATATGGACTTTCGCATTTTGGCCCGCGCCAAAAATTACTATTCCATTTACCGCAAAATGCAAAAACACCACTGTTCCTTTGCGGAAATTCAAGATTCGCTGGGCGTGCGCATTATTACCAAAACCGTGCAGGATTGTTACCGCGCCCTCGGCCTGGTGCACAGCGTGTTTAAGCCGATTGCCGGCACGTTTACCGATTATATCGCCACGCCCAAAGCCAATATGTACCAAAGCATTCACACCACGGTACTGGCCCCCACGGGCGACATTATCGAAATTCAAATCCGCACCGAAGACATGCACCGCACCTGCGAATACGGTATCGCCGCGCATTGGCGCTACAAAATGGGCAACGTAAAGCCGGATAAAAACTTTGACGAAAAAATAAACTGGATCCGCCGCTGGATTGAGTGGCAGCAGGATTTAACCGCCCCGCGGGAATTTTTGGAAGGATTTAAAACGGACGTCAACCTGCAGCAAATTTTCGTTTTTACGCCGCGGGCGGACGTAAAATCCCTTCCGGAAGGCTCCACCCCGATCGATTTTGCCTACGCCATTCATACCGACATCGGCGACCACTATGTGGGCGCCAAGGTAAACAACCGCATGGTGCGTATGGATTACGCCTTTAAAACGGGCGACGTATGCGAAATTATCACCCGCAAAAACGGCGAACCCAAGCGCGACT harbors:
- a CDS encoding sulfide/dihydroorotate dehydrogenase-like FAD/NAD-binding protein, producing MEENTILVKENLSDVVVKFVIYKPLVAASAKAGQFVILRGREGGERVPVTLVDWDKEKGTITIIIQAIGKSTSMFNSFKQGEKFLNIAGPLGTPVEIKNYGTVAVVGGGVGIAEVYPIARAFKEAGNRVIAVLGARTKSLLILEDEMKALCDKTVSTTDDGSYGMKGMVTDAIQKLHDEGEKINAGFIIGPIPMMKFTSRLMDKLGMEPHASLNPIMLDGTGMCGCCRVTVEGKVRFACVDGPMFPSKTIDFDELIRRTSEYRPQEAESLKLYEKDHVCKCGLH
- the gltA gene encoding NADPH-dependent glutamate synthase gives rise to the protein MPNPSAPRHNGKQLDPEVRKHNFEEVAQIFTKEEAMAEADRCLHCKNAHCQANCPVGVQIPDFIALLKEGKVGEAASKIMETSLLPAICGRVCPQEKHCEGNCILKDRFGSVNIGMLERYTADTARKEGLLKAPKTAAPTGKKVACIGSGPSSIAAAAELARAGHEVTVFEALHAFGGVLRYGIPSFRLPREVIDHEIETVKSMGVKFVTDVLIGATEKVADLLKQFDAVYVGSGAGLPTMTGIPGENAVGVYSANEFLTRVNLMQAYKFPETDTPIQVGKHVAVLGGGNSAMDAARCAMRLGPDSVTIAYRRSAAEMPARAAEVEHAKEEGVQFEYLVTPKEVLMDDKGRVTGLKCTRNQLGEPDERGRRRPVEIPGSEFVMPVDTIIVAIGQKPNPIIAKTTPELKTTERGVLALDEEGKTTLPGVYAGGDIIRGGATVLLAMKDGIEAARRINAYLKEGK
- a CDS encoding YtxH domain-containing protein, with the translated sequence MCHKCDCAGKGLAAFLLGAIVGAAAGVLFAPAKGETTRRKLKRWADDTYEEQKEYVLEHAEDLKGRIKEHAADLKEKISAHAEDARERLAEGKDKVVKEFNRRKDEIAAKFKKDEE
- a CDS encoding glycoside hydrolase family 3 N-terminal domain-containing protein, which gives rise to MKPARIVFPGFWFGQSSLQEAEELTRRGVGGFCVYGGTAQETKDFTKRMNDLSPYGKLLFCADIDEDLSEIVTDAPALPANETLQHFSCPQDGAYRKGNLIARMARSMGLDWVLCPVVDLGYAPPAFSDVPLTVTHLAGDFIAGLSNGGALNCIKYFPGVSGVLKTLAQMEDAEFVPYKHIFRRADAIMPSDMIFPNIDNDHQAMLSDRVIKGLLKKRLNYKGCVVSFPLFKGRLRYEDASAIKMLHCGVENILAPKNASSVVDAVEKEADKGLLMDEIIHAVSNHEMFISKVYVGPEPPDIAEAFEMAKAFCKK
- a CDS encoding alpha/beta hydrolase — its product is MFCRILKFAAPVWALALLALPAAGADAKEQAVSLSTQDGWALAALYRPADEGKRTVILLHDLGKNKEEFSTFKANLGSEGFGYLALDLRGHGQSTNKGEAFSFAREGVDNEYNKMTRDVEAAVSFLDKKGVSQQDMVVLGAGLGANVAAKSMSFSPDIGGVALISPTTNNRDVLSIPAMRLYKGDILIAAGAADKKSFLEASVIRNVAFLTAGEGKVTFLTAYDLTSHDMLDKYLRPAVIQWLKTPHKPEVLPDAPAVDLTVPTNTQGLLVPPSGTEESLVPSVLGVQQGAL
- a CDS encoding nucleoside-diphosphate kinase; protein product: MERTLVLIKPDAIEKRISGLILDRLDHLGLQMTGAKVVSLTEELARAHYKNLEGKPFLEEVIQYMMGEFNNVPNHKIYAFVFQGENAIAKVRQEIGSTNPEKAAPWTIRGSFGRFIGDVMQNCVHASGSPEDAEKEIALWFKPEEVLDR
- a CDS encoding Gfo/Idh/MocA family protein, producing MAQDKPLKFGVIGAGKIGTFHTRTLANMKGVSLVGVCDPDLMRAQKLAWEHNCTPYSKPEELVGQVDAVIVAAPTQLHHQIGMYCLEHGVHTLVEKPIAVTMQEARDLIQCAKRQGLVLQVGHVERFNPAVVEAVKYIEDPRFITITRQGPYDGRMANISVVLDLMIHDLDLLYTIVPSEVVSIDAVGLSVFSPHEDIANVRLHFANGAVADVTASRASFERARFMHLFQPSGYVSVDFMNARVKTYRKEKPVIENMNDLTVTYPKVEKQLPITAEILHFIDCIKTAKTPAPSGEKGMKALDLALQICEKMNRFDIPKTGHLHTPRPLQAISTVARAAQAVLDETLGHLKGDDK
- the lpxB gene encoding lipid-A-disaccharide synthase, with protein sequence MSTITPITKNILFVAGDVSGDIHAAGLIEAIKEADPDVRITSVGGKRMQAVSDEFLYDLASKGASGFIEPLKKMPLWIRLMNQIREYMETQNPVALVVVDFYGFNHQILGMAKHRHIPAYYYVTPQVWASRQYRAKRLAELTRKMFTIYPFEPEFHKKFGGNAVFLGNPLLDQLPLPTEKDYHIPDHKNHAWKLGMLPGSRMGEIKRLTPVFYQAYKEVLKEFPNTQAYMFLLPDADEKVFLDLIGEKPHANFHLVKDLHYELRSQMDFLLACSGTATLENALLGIPMVVAYKLFWPTYQIAKRVIKVPYISLVNLLSKKPLVKELIQYDATPRALAAETMAMFQNPAKLAQMRKELLKLRASLGEPGVAKRAAAEILNDLKHE
- a CDS encoding RelA/SpoT family protein; this translates as MQDAPDLSALLRKFKEYNPNQDTSLIEKAYHFAEKAHEGQKRESGEPYFTHCCHVANILMDFNLDADTICAGLLHDTVEDTPVTLEDLRREFNKEIAHMVQGVTKISDLKFSSTDEETVENWRKMLIAVAEDVRVILIKLADRTHNMRTMDVMPPDRQKFKAYETISLYAPLAQRLGMFTIKTDLEDLSFKYLHPQEYASIKNQVEARTADRQAALDAFKKQLEPALQAEHMDFRILARAKNYYSIYRKMQKHHCSFAEIQDSLGVRIITKTVQDCYRALGLVHSVFKPIAGTFTDYIATPKANMYQSIHTTVLAPTGDIIEIQIRTEDMHRTCEYGIAAHWRYKMGNVKPDKNFDEKINWIRRWIEWQQDLTAPREFLEGFKTDVNLQQIFVFTPRADVKSLPEGSTPIDFAYAIHTDIGDHYVGAKVNNRMVRMDYAFKTGDVCEIITRKNGEPKRDWLEFAKTAGARSHIKRYLRSKGVEL